In Peromyscus eremicus chromosome 15, PerEre_H2_v1, whole genome shotgun sequence, a genomic segment contains:
- the LOC131925728 gene encoding protein FAM78B, with translation MGCIQSITCKARIRRENIVVYDVCATIDQCPTRIEETSPIVLRYKTPYFKASARVVMPPIPRHETWVVGWIQACNQMEFFNTYSDLGM, from the coding sequence ATGGGCTGTATCCAAAGCATCACCTGCAAGGCGCGGATCCGGCGCGAGAATATCGTGGTGTACgatgtgtgcgccaccatcgaCCAGTGCCCCACGCGCATCGAGGAGACCTCGCCCATCGTCCTGCGCTACAAGACCCCTTACTTCAAAGCCTCGGCCCGCGTGGTCATGCCCCCCATCCCCCGCCACGAGACCTGGGTGGTGGGCTGGATCCAGGCGTGCAACCAGATGGAGTTCTTCAACACCTACAGCGACCTGGGCATGTAA